A window of Paenibacillus polygoni contains these coding sequences:
- a CDS encoding YlbF family regulator, protein MNVHDKANELAKALKESEEVQEITAAMKLVDADPDSKRMLEDFRRRQNEIQQRMMSGDMPAQEEMEQMEKSFEVLSLNLNIRRLFEAERRLSVIIEDVNKIIMESLQHLYGGPANQ, encoded by the coding sequence ATGAATGTTCATGACAAAGCTAACGAACTTGCAAAAGCACTGAAAGAAAGCGAAGAAGTACAGGAAATTACAGCAGCTATGAAATTGGTGGATGCAGATCCAGACAGCAAACGTATGCTCGAAGACTTCCGCAGACGCCAGAACGAAATTCAGCAGCGCATGATGTCAGGTGATATGCCGGCTCAAGAAGAGATGGAACAAATGGAAAAATCATTTGAAGTTCTAAGCCTGAATCTTAATATCCGCAGACTATTTGAAGCTGAACGCCGTTTGAGTGTGATTATTGAAGATGTAAACAAAATTATTATGGAAAGCCTGCAACATCTATATGGCGGACCTGCAAATCAGTAA
- a CDS encoding DRTGG domain-containing protein, which produces MEGNEENVTKHVQLLEYIRHLKIGTKISVRGLAKELGVSEGTAYRAVKEAENAGLVVTRERVGTIRVEKRLRGASEQLTFGDVVEIVEGFVLGGREGLSKPLHKYVIGAMKEEAMAKYIDADSLLIVGNRDNAHLLALNQGAGVLITGGFETSAEVIQLANELSLPIISSRHDTFTVASMINRAIFDRLIKKKIMLVEDIVGDKPRSYYLKLSSTVSDFSRLVLETGELRFPVIDEWNRVIGIITRKDVIELDQNEAIEKCVVRKPVTATLKTSLASAAQLMASEGIDYLPIVDRNRKLITSVKRREVLDAMREAQKQPQLGETFDHLIWNGFVEERGPEGETRYNGIIIPQMATDLGTISEGVLVNLMTQAGYKAAQEKTGSDHVLENITTYFVRPVQIEDKISIVPRILEVSRLNCKLDIDIIHEDHKLICKAIMTLQAIDRV; this is translated from the coding sequence TTGGAAGGGAACGAAGAAAACGTTACGAAGCATGTGCAGCTTCTTGAATACATAAGGCATCTAAAAATCGGGACAAAAATATCAGTTCGTGGATTGGCAAAAGAACTAGGTGTAAGTGAGGGAACGGCATACCGAGCTGTAAAAGAAGCAGAAAATGCGGGACTTGTTGTTACAAGAGAAAGAGTAGGAACGATAAGAGTAGAGAAAAGATTGCGCGGTGCTTCAGAACAGTTGACGTTTGGAGATGTAGTAGAGATTGTCGAAGGGTTTGTTCTTGGAGGCAGAGAAGGGCTTTCTAAACCACTGCACAAGTATGTGATCGGTGCCATGAAAGAAGAAGCGATGGCTAAATACATTGATGCAGACAGTCTGCTCATCGTAGGTAATCGCGACAATGCTCATTTACTGGCTTTGAATCAGGGGGCTGGGGTCCTGATTACAGGAGGATTCGAGACAAGTGCAGAGGTGATCCAGCTTGCGAATGAGCTGAGCCTTCCTATTATTTCATCCCGACATGACACCTTTACAGTAGCATCTATGATCAACAGGGCTATTTTTGATCGACTGATTAAGAAAAAGATTATGCTTGTTGAAGACATCGTAGGAGATAAGCCCAGATCCTATTATCTGAAACTTAGCAGTACGGTTTCCGATTTCAGCAGGCTGGTCTTGGAAACAGGCGAGCTCCGTTTTCCGGTTATAGATGAATGGAATCGGGTCATCGGGATTATTACTCGCAAAGATGTCATTGAACTGGATCAGAACGAGGCGATCGAGAAATGTGTGGTGCGTAAGCCGGTTACAGCAACCCTCAAAACTTCTCTTGCTTCTGCGGCTCAGTTAATGGCTTCGGAGGGGATTGATTATTTACCGATTGTGGATCGAAATCGGAAGCTCATTACCTCGGTTAAACGCAGAGAAGTGCTGGATGCCATGCGAGAAGCACAGAAACAACCGCAGCTTGGTGAAACGTTCGATCATTTGATATGGAATGGTTTTGTAGAAGAGCGAGGACCTGAAGGAGAGACTAGATATAATGGGATTATCATTCCGCAGATGGCTACGGACTTAGGTACGATCTCGGAAGGTGTACTTGTCAACTTAATGACGCAGGCGGGGTATAAAGCTGCTCAGGAGAAGACAGGCAGTGATCATGTACTCGAGAATATAACAACTTATTTTGTACGGCCTGTACAGATTGAAGACAAGATTAGTATTGTGCCGAGAATTCTTGAAGTCAGCAGACTGAACTGTAAATTGGATATTGATATTATCCATGAAGATCATAAGTTAATCTGTAAAGCAATCATGACCCTTCAAGCGATTGACCGGGTATAA
- a CDS encoding YtpI family protein translates to MLDIIRYILFALLLISTVTAGISSVRSRRSRDLQQRGILQAISNIWMGIMLIVLACIQMFMFQGSTIAVIIEAIFLVLGAFHVFSGIRNHSYYANQKSEKSPV, encoded by the coding sequence ATGCTAGATATCATTAGATACATTTTATTTGCACTGCTTCTTATCTCTACAGTCACGGCGGGTATCTCTAGTGTTCGCAGCAGAAGGTCTCGTGATCTGCAGCAGAGAGGCATTTTACAAGCAATCAGCAATATCTGGATGGGTATCATGCTGATTGTACTGGCTTGTATCCAGATGTTCATGTTTCAGGGGTCTACGATTGCCGTCATCATCGAAGCGATCTTTCTTGTTCTTGGCGCATTCCATGTATTTTCCGGTATTCGTAACCACAGTTACTATGCAAATCAAAAAAGCGAAAAGTCCCCTGTATAA
- a CDS encoding YtrH family sporulation protein, with translation MMSFMSKIILDFFIAFGIVLGGAMLGGVGAVVSLQPPTQTMLDVAGRIKIWALAAAVGGTIDPMRVIESNMLDGNLSPAIKQILYLIFAFLGAHMGTELVKWICTTRN, from the coding sequence ATTATGAGTTTCATGTCTAAGATTATCCTTGATTTCTTTATTGCGTTTGGCATTGTACTCGGCGGGGCAATGCTCGGCGGAGTCGGTGCAGTGGTATCCCTTCAGCCTCCTACTCAGACGATGCTGGATGTTGCAGGCAGAATAAAAATTTGGGCTCTAGCCGCTGCTGTCGGTGGAACGATTGATCCCATGCGTGTCATAGAAAGCAATATGCTGGATGGGAACTTATCTCCTGCGATTAAACAAATCTTGTATCTGATTTTCGCTTTTTTAGGTGCTCATATGGGGACAGAGCTAGTCAAATGGATATGCACAACACGAAACTAG
- a CDS encoding DNA polymerase III subunit alpha — protein sequence MSSFVHLHVHSEYSLLDGAARIVELVDKAANDGMKALALTDHGVMYGAIPFYKACVAKGIKPIIGCEAYITAGSRHERGNRKDQPIYHLILLAQNHIGYQNLMKLCSIGHLEGFHYKPRIDMESLAEYSEGIICLSACLGGEIPQHILMGRLDEAKEAAIRYQTIFGDRFYLELQDHGLSEQKRVNPELIRLSKELDIPLVATNDAHYLSEEDAEVQDVLICIGTGKTVDDEDRLRIPSSQLYLKSSEQMQSLFPHVPEAIENTVRIAERIDLKLEFGNYILPAYRPIPEGLTPGEYLKQLCEEGLRSRYEDTSHFSSAEGKKELFDRLYYELGVIEEMGFSDYFLIVWDFIAYAHQEGIATGPGRGSSAGSLVAYVLRITNVDPIKYRLLFERFLNPERITMPDIDIDFSDERRDEVIDYVSRKYGREHVAQIITFGTLAARAAVRDVGRVLSIPYAEVDKAAKLIPGQIGMNIAKALELTPELKALYETKPKTKALLDMAKKVEGMPRHASTHAAGVVISRDPLTDVVPLQEGSEGAALTQYSMENLESIGLLKMDFLGLRTLSIIERCLRWVSEQEGKAPDFRYISDDDPKTYEMLGNGDTTGIFQLESAGIRKVLKDLKPSVFEDIISVLALYRPGPMEFIPKYIQGKHGLIEVEYPHKDLIPVLEDTYGIIVYQEQIMQIASSMAGFSLGEADLLRRAVSKKKREVLDLEREHFVKGSAAQGYSQEEADRVYDMIVRFANYGFPRAHAAAYGILAFQTAYLKAHYPAPFMASMLTAVMGNHRKVAEYVVECRRMGIPILPPDVNESGILFTPIAGHNGELPGDEPAKEEKPQGSIRFGLAAIKNVGTQAMESILAVRSKDGPFESLLDFCRRVDLRVCNKRVIESLIQAGAFDKLPGHRAQLLAMLDEVVEAALKWRKEREDLQIQLFDFVETPNWEIEYPNIPEHSMSQQLELERELLGLYLSGHPLDDYSDVLETEEASKLMELTDAEDESVVVTAGMVVSVKQITTKQGKSMAFMELEDQIERTEVVLFPEVWRKSEQLIDKGALLAIRAKVQLQDEGFKLLADEIAPLSGENLHRLALQKQRNTGRQDKKYGSSVRAKTAPSPLPQRSSEAENRAKVNTSPRGASYASHKAKETTKSGSGNESTPKLNVRVKQRVYMKITSAAEKSGVLTKLKAVLQQHPGPVTTVLFYEEHRSYRALSDAYSIKPSPELIAGLEEILGKGTVVVK from the coding sequence ATGAGTTCATTTGTGCATTTACATGTTCATAGCGAATACAGCCTGCTTGACGGTGCTGCACGGATTGTAGAGCTCGTGGACAAGGCAGCAAACGATGGGATGAAGGCTCTTGCATTAACAGACCATGGGGTCATGTATGGAGCAATCCCTTTTTATAAAGCATGTGTAGCAAAAGGAATCAAGCCGATTATCGGCTGTGAAGCTTATATAACAGCAGGTTCTCGTCATGAACGGGGAAACCGCAAAGATCAGCCCATCTATCATTTGATATTGCTTGCTCAAAACCACATCGGTTATCAAAATCTCATGAAACTTTGCTCGATTGGTCATTTGGAAGGTTTTCATTATAAGCCTCGAATCGATATGGAGAGCCTAGCAGAATATAGTGAAGGCATTATCTGTTTAAGTGCGTGTCTTGGTGGAGAGATTCCGCAGCATATACTCATGGGACGGTTAGATGAGGCTAAAGAGGCTGCTATTCGTTATCAAACGATATTTGGAGACCGCTTTTATCTTGAACTGCAAGATCACGGTCTCTCTGAACAGAAACGAGTGAACCCTGAACTCATTCGTTTATCAAAAGAACTGGATATTCCGCTCGTTGCAACGAACGATGCTCATTATCTGTCGGAAGAAGATGCGGAAGTTCAGGACGTACTCATCTGCATTGGTACGGGGAAGACTGTGGATGATGAAGACCGGCTTCGCATCCCCTCAAGCCAGCTTTATTTAAAGAGCAGTGAGCAGATGCAAAGTCTGTTTCCGCATGTACCAGAAGCAATTGAAAATACAGTGCGAATCGCGGAGCGTATTGACTTAAAACTTGAGTTTGGAAACTATATTCTCCCGGCCTATAGACCGATACCAGAAGGACTCACACCAGGCGAGTATCTTAAACAGCTGTGTGAAGAAGGACTTAGATCACGATATGAGGATACAAGCCACTTTAGCAGTGCAGAAGGGAAAAAGGAACTATTTGACCGGCTGTATTATGAGCTTGGCGTAATTGAAGAAATGGGATTTTCTGATTACTTCTTAATTGTATGGGATTTTATTGCCTATGCTCATCAGGAAGGCATTGCGACCGGACCAGGAAGGGGCTCCTCAGCGGGCAGCCTTGTTGCTTATGTGCTGCGCATTACAAATGTCGATCCGATAAAATATCGGCTTCTTTTTGAAAGGTTCCTAAATCCCGAGCGGATTACGATGCCTGATATCGATATTGACTTTAGTGATGAGCGAAGAGATGAAGTGATCGACTATGTATCGAGAAAATATGGCCGCGAACATGTCGCACAGATTATTACCTTTGGAACACTGGCTGCGAGGGCTGCAGTAAGGGATGTGGGAAGAGTACTCAGCATTCCGTATGCAGAAGTTGATAAAGCAGCAAAGCTGATTCCAGGTCAGATTGGCATGAATATTGCCAAGGCGCTCGAACTAACTCCTGAGCTCAAAGCACTTTATGAAACCAAGCCCAAAACAAAAGCACTGCTGGATATGGCGAAAAAAGTAGAAGGCATGCCAAGACATGCTTCGACACATGCGGCCGGGGTTGTTATATCGAGAGATCCGCTGACAGATGTGGTTCCTCTTCAGGAAGGCAGCGAAGGAGCAGCACTGACGCAGTACTCAATGGAAAACCTGGAATCAATTGGTCTGCTCAAGATGGACTTTTTGGGACTAAGAACTCTGTCCATCATCGAACGCTGTTTACGCTGGGTTAGTGAACAGGAAGGCAAAGCTCCAGATTTCCGGTATATTTCTGATGATGATCCGAAGACCTATGAGATGCTGGGTAATGGGGATACGACAGGCATTTTCCAATTGGAATCTGCAGGAATTCGGAAGGTGCTGAAGGATCTGAAACCTTCTGTTTTTGAAGATATCATCTCGGTACTTGCTCTTTATCGTCCAGGTCCAATGGAGTTTATTCCTAAGTATATTCAGGGTAAACACGGACTCATTGAAGTGGAGTATCCGCATAAAGATCTCATCCCTGTTTTAGAAGACACGTACGGGATTATCGTATATCAAGAGCAGATTATGCAGATCGCTTCAAGCATGGCTGGATTTTCACTTGGAGAAGCCGATTTGCTGCGCAGAGCTGTGTCTAAGAAAAAAAGAGAAGTGCTCGACCTGGAGCGGGAACACTTTGTTAAAGGAAGCGCAGCGCAAGGTTATAGCCAGGAAGAGGCGGACCGAGTCTATGACATGATTGTTCGTTTTGCTAACTACGGGTTCCCGCGTGCGCATGCGGCAGCCTATGGGATTTTGGCGTTTCAAACCGCGTATTTAAAAGCACATTATCCTGCACCATTTATGGCTTCCATGTTAACTGCGGTCATGGGAAATCACCGGAAAGTAGCAGAATATGTTGTCGAATGCAGACGGATGGGGATTCCGATTCTTCCGCCTGATGTGAATGAGAGCGGGATTTTATTCACTCCGATTGCAGGACATAATGGAGAACTTCCTGGGGATGAACCGGCCAAAGAAGAGAAGCCGCAGGGATCTATCCGATTCGGGCTCGCTGCCATTAAAAATGTGGGAACTCAAGCGATGGAGAGTATTCTTGCTGTTCGCAGCAAAGACGGTCCATTTGAAAGTTTGCTTGATTTTTGCAGAAGAGTCGACCTTAGAGTCTGCAATAAACGGGTGATTGAATCCCTAATTCAGGCAGGTGCTTTTGACAAGCTTCCAGGCCACCGGGCACAGCTGCTTGCCATGCTCGATGAGGTGGTAGAAGCGGCTCTGAAATGGCGGAAAGAGCGAGAAGATTTACAGATTCAACTTTTTGATTTTGTAGAAACACCAAATTGGGAGATTGAGTATCCGAATATACCCGAACATAGCATGTCACAACAACTTGAACTCGAACGTGAACTGCTTGGGCTTTACCTCTCTGGGCACCCGCTTGATGATTATAGTGATGTTTTGGAGACAGAAGAAGCAAGCAAGCTGATGGAACTTACAGATGCCGAAGATGAGTCAGTGGTTGTAACCGCAGGCATGGTTGTGTCGGTCAAACAGATTACGACCAAACAAGGGAAATCGATGGCCTTTATGGAGCTTGAGGATCAGATCGAGCGGACAGAAGTAGTTCTTTTTCCAGAAGTATGGCGGAAAAGCGAGCAACTGATTGATAAAGGTGCATTACTTGCGATTCGAGCAAAAGTACAGCTCCAGGATGAAGGATTTAAGCTCCTTGCTGACGAAATAGCTCCTTTATCCGGTGAGAACCTGCATCGTCTAGCCTTACAGAAACAGCGAAATACAGGGCGGCAGGATAAAAAATATGGTTCCTCTGTTCGGGCGAAGACGGCTCCTTCCCCTCTGCCGCAGCGATCTTCTGAAGCGGAAAACCGTGCTAAAGTGAATACATCGCCGAGGGGGGCTTCTTATGCTTCTCACAAAGCGAAAGAGACTACGAAATCAGGATCTGGGAACGAGTCGACACCTAAACTTAACGTGCGTGTAAAACAGCGGGTGTATATGAAGATAACATCAGCAGCAGAAAAGTCGGGTGTCCTTACAAAACTGAAGGCTGTATTACAGCAGCATCCCGGACCTGTAACAACTGTCTTATTCTATGAAGAGCACAGGTCTTATAGAGCATTAAGTGATGCGTATAGTATCAAACCTTCTCCAGAACTGATTGCCGGGCTTGAAGAAATTTTGGGTAAAGGAACCGTCGTAGTGAAGTAA
- a CDS encoding phosphatidylglycerophosphatase A family protein yields the protein MSYEIVEAMLKRRGVTIESIAEIVFTLQKKFHPELREEECVESVRAVLGKREVQYTLYTGIALDELAEKRLLPQPLQALLEADEPLYGVDETLALGITSVYGMIGLTSFGYLDKEKMGIIETLNDKNSGVHVFLDDLVAGLAAAASARIAHKNISAKNYPFNP from the coding sequence ATGTCATATGAAATTGTGGAAGCGATGCTGAAACGACGAGGTGTGACGATTGAATCGATTGCAGAGATCGTGTTCACCCTTCAGAAAAAGTTTCACCCGGAACTGAGAGAAGAAGAATGTGTGGAAAGTGTTCGTGCGGTTTTAGGTAAACGGGAAGTCCAGTATACACTTTACACAGGAATTGCACTGGATGAGCTCGCAGAGAAAAGACTGTTACCTCAGCCGCTACAGGCACTGCTCGAAGCTGATGAGCCGCTTTATGGTGTGGACGAGACTCTAGCACTTGGTATTACTAGTGTATATGGAATGATTGGGCTGACGAGTTTCGGCTACTTAGATAAAGAGAAGATGGGGATCATTGAAACACTGAATGACAAAAATTCAGGAGTTCATGTTTTTTTGGATGATTTAGTTGCAGGTCTTGCCGCAGCCGCATCTGCCAGAATTGCTCATAAGAACATCAGCGCTAAAAATTATCCTTTTAATCCATAA
- a CDS encoding glutamate decarboxylase, whose translation MWTVIYIAPTAKIADRLKTRLADEGFLVQTRPISLSKQQYEILVPSGELEEVQEVLNSILHS comes from the coding sequence ATGTGGACGGTGATATATATTGCACCGACAGCAAAAATTGCTGACAGACTAAAAACTCGGCTTGCGGATGAAGGATTTCTAGTACAGACCCGTCCCATCAGTTTATCCAAGCAACAGTATGAAATTCTCGTTCCCTCCGGTGAGTTAGAAGAGGTTCAGGAAGTACTGAATTCCATCTTGCATTCCTAG
- the accD gene encoding acetyl-CoA carboxylase, carboxyltransferase subunit beta — MFKDIFQKKRKYATIPSERTGQNDAPEGVDRPRREVPEGLMNKCSKCGTIQYSKELEKNLKVCPSCGYHMRLNAMERVKMTLDEGFIEYDADMVSVDPLDFPGYKSKLEQQTMKSGLKDAVVTGEGSIDGHPVVVCVMSFDFFTGSMGSVVGEKITRAIEKATQKKLPLIIFSTSGGARMQESILSLMQMAKTSSALARLDEQGGLYISVITDPTTGGVSASFAMLGDINIAEPGAIFGFAGRIVIEQTIRQKLPDDFQTAEFNLQHGQLDMVVHRKDLRTTLAKLLDMHEVKGEV; from the coding sequence GTGTTCAAAGATATATTCCAGAAAAAGCGGAAATACGCGACCATACCTTCAGAGCGAACAGGGCAGAATGATGCTCCTGAAGGAGTGGACCGCCCAAGACGTGAGGTCCCGGAAGGGCTCATGAACAAGTGCAGTAAATGTGGCACGATTCAATATAGTAAAGAGCTTGAGAAGAATCTGAAAGTCTGTCCTTCGTGCGGCTATCATATGCGTTTAAATGCAATGGAACGTGTCAAGATGACACTTGATGAAGGCTTTATCGAATATGACGCAGATATGGTCTCAGTGGATCCATTAGATTTCCCTGGTTACAAATCAAAGCTTGAACAACAAACCATGAAATCAGGTCTGAAGGATGCTGTAGTTACTGGTGAAGGCAGCATAGATGGTCACCCTGTAGTGGTCTGTGTTATGAGTTTTGACTTCTTTACAGGAAGTATGGGTTCCGTGGTTGGCGAAAAGATCACAAGGGCTATAGAAAAAGCGACTCAGAAAAAGTTGCCTCTCATTATCTTCTCCACATCCGGAGGAGCTAGAATGCAGGAGAGTATCTTAAGTCTAATGCAGATGGCTAAGACAAGCAGTGCTCTTGCAAGACTGGACGAGCAGGGAGGACTATATATCTCTGTCATCACTGATCCAACAACAGGCGGTGTATCTGCCAGCTTTGCTATGCTCGGCGATATTAATATTGCGGAGCCAGGAGCTATTTTTGGATTTGCCGGCCGAATTGTAATTGAGCAAACCATTCGCCAAAAACTGCCGGATGATTTTCAAACTGCTGAATTTAACTTGCAGCATGGACAGCTCGATATGGTAGTACATCGTAAAGATTTACGGACTACTCTAGCCAAATTACTAGACATGCATGAAGTGAAGGGAGAGGTGTAA
- a CDS encoding acetyl-CoA carboxylase carboxyltransferase subunit alpha: MAGELPHEAPLTEMRKKIEELQQFGLEKGIDFTDEVNRLEERYAKLEEEVYSSITAPQKMHIARHHQRPTSLDLITLVFSDFMELHGDRLFGDDLAVVGGLAKLGGRPVTVIGQQRGKDTKDNIARFFGSAHPEGFRKALRLMRQADKFGRPIITFIDTKGAYPGKTAEERGQSEAIARNLIEMAKLSVPVICVVIGEGGSGGALAMAVGNRVLMLEHAIYSVISPNGAASILWKDAAKADQAAEAMKITAQDLIEMEVIEDIVPEPKGGAHLDYEATAKSIKLMIEQHLSELISMTGEELRQDRYNKFRKIGKFQENLEKIKDPLIEDSSFGKD, from the coding sequence TTGGCGGGAGAGTTGCCACATGAAGCGCCCCTTACGGAGATGCGCAAGAAGATTGAAGAGCTTCAGCAGTTCGGTCTTGAAAAAGGAATTGACTTTACAGATGAGGTAAACCGATTAGAAGAGCGATATGCCAAACTTGAGGAAGAAGTATATTCTTCGATTACGGCTCCTCAGAAAATGCATATTGCAAGGCATCATCAGCGTCCAACCTCACTAGATCTTATTACGCTTGTATTTTCCGATTTCATGGAACTTCATGGCGATCGCCTGTTTGGTGATGATCTAGCAGTAGTCGGAGGTCTTGCTAAACTTGGAGGCAGACCGGTGACGGTTATTGGTCAGCAGCGAGGTAAAGATACGAAAGATAACATAGCACGATTTTTCGGAAGCGCTCATCCAGAAGGGTTTCGAAAAGCACTGCGTTTGATGCGCCAAGCGGACAAGTTTGGTCGTCCCATCATTACGTTTATTGATACTAAAGGTGCTTATCCTGGTAAAACGGCGGAAGAGAGAGGACAGTCAGAAGCGATTGCTCGCAATTTAATAGAAATGGCGAAGCTGTCTGTACCTGTCATTTGTGTCGTAATTGGAGAAGGCGGAAGCGGTGGAGCATTAGCGATGGCCGTTGGAAACCGGGTACTTATGTTAGAGCATGCCATTTATTCTGTCATTTCGCCTAACGGTGCAGCTTCTATTCTGTGGAAGGATGCCGCGAAGGCAGACCAAGCTGCAGAAGCTATGAAGATTACAGCACAGGATCTAATAGAGATGGAAGTTATTGAAGACATTGTTCCTGAACCTAAAGGCGGAGCTCATCTTGATTATGAAGCGACAGCTAAATCAATTAAACTAATGATTGAACAGCATCTTTCCGAGTTAATAAGTATGACAGGGGAAGAACTTCGTCAAGATCGATACAACAAATTCCGCAAAATCGGAAAGTTTCAAGAAAATTTAGAAAAAATAAAAGACCCTCTTATAGAAGATTCTTCTTTCGGCAAAGATTAA
- the pyk gene encoding pyruvate kinase, translating into MRKTKIVCTIGPSSESLENTKKLIMAGMNVARLNFSHGDYEEHGARIKTIRQASEELNKTVAILLDTKGPEIRTGKLEVEPIELVQDEFVTLTTEEILGTKDRISVTYEDLPGDVSPGSTILIDDGLIGLTVVEVNGTEIKCRIVNGGTIKSKKGVNVPGVNISLPGITEKDANDIIFGIEQGIDFVAASFVRKASDVLEIRELLEKHNAGHIHIISKIENQQGVDNLDEILEVSDGLMVARGDLGVEIPAEEVPLVQKRMIEKCNIAGKPVITATQMLDSMQRNPRPTRAEASDVANAIFDGTDAIMLSGETAAGKYPVESVLTMARIAEKAESALNYKELYKKQRSAQEITVTEAISQSVAISAYELHAKAILTSTESGHTARMVSKYRPEAPVVAVTNEDRTMRKLALTWGVTPVKGKPCDTTDGLFANAVEGGRKSGIVEEGDLVVITAGIPLGRSGSTNLIKIDHI; encoded by the coding sequence ATGCGCAAAACAAAAATTGTATGTACCATTGGTCCTTCCAGTGAATCGTTGGAGAACACAAAAAAGTTGATCATGGCTGGGATGAACGTAGCACGTCTAAACTTCTCCCACGGTGATTATGAAGAACATGGAGCACGTATCAAAACGATTCGTCAGGCTTCTGAAGAGTTGAACAAGACGGTTGCAATCTTGCTTGACACGAAAGGTCCTGAGATTCGTACAGGTAAACTTGAAGTAGAGCCAATTGAACTAGTTCAAGATGAGTTTGTTACTCTTACAACCGAAGAAATCCTCGGTACTAAAGATCGTATTTCTGTTACTTATGAAGATCTGCCAGGAGATGTATCTCCAGGATCAACAATTTTGATTGATGACGGTTTGATCGGTTTAACAGTAGTGGAAGTAAATGGCACAGAAATTAAATGCCGCATCGTTAACGGCGGTACGATTAAGAGCAAAAAAGGCGTTAACGTACCAGGAGTTAACATTTCCCTGCCAGGTATTACCGAGAAAGATGCTAACGATATCATTTTCGGAATTGAACAAGGTATCGATTTTGTTGCGGCTTCCTTCGTACGTAAAGCAAGTGACGTACTTGAAATTCGCGAATTGCTTGAAAAGCATAACGCTGGCCATATCCACATTATCTCTAAAATTGAAAACCAACAAGGTGTAGATAACCTTGATGAAATTCTTGAAGTTTCCGACGGTTTAATGGTTGCTCGTGGTGACCTTGGTGTAGAAATTCCTGCAGAAGAGGTACCTCTTGTGCAAAAACGCATGATTGAGAAATGTAACATTGCTGGTAAACCAGTAATTACAGCAACTCAAATGTTGGATTCTATGCAGCGCAACCCTCGTCCAACTCGTGCAGAAGCGAGTGACGTTGCGAACGCTATCTTTGACGGTACAGATGCAATCATGTTGTCTGGTGAGACAGCTGCAGGGAAATACCCAGTTGAGTCTGTTCTAACGATGGCTCGTATTGCAGAAAAAGCAGAATCTGCTTTGAATTATAAAGAGCTTTATAAAAAGCAACGTAGTGCTCAAGAAATCACAGTAACTGAGGCAATCAGCCAATCTGTTGCAATTAGTGCATATGAACTACATGCGAAAGCAATTCTTACTTCAACGGAATCCGGTCATACAGCACGTATGGTTTCCAAATACCGTCCTGAAGCACCAGTTGTAGCTGTAACAAATGAAGACCGTACGATGCGTAAGCTGGCTTTGACTTGGGGTGTAACTCCGGTTAAAGGTAAACCTTGTGATACTACGGACGGATTGTTTGCAAATGCAGTAGAAGGCGGCAGAAAATCCGGTATTGTAGAAGAAGGAGATCTTGTTGTTATTACAGCAGGTATTCCACTTGGACGCTCTGGTTCTACGAACCTCATTAAAATTGATCATATCTAA
- a CDS encoding acyl-CoA thioesterase translates to MSKVKDRNEQEKSAWFGTCFRVRYQESDQMGVVYHANYVNWFEIGRTEMIRSLGLTYRSMEEAGVLLPVIGLDLKYRKPAKYDDCVTVWTRINQMSSVRLTYEYEVRRDEGLSLHGQSPISLGPILSSAELPGELLVTGTTQHAWVNGDFRPVRLDKSFPNLYDALSKALRLGRE, encoded by the coding sequence ATGAGTAAGGTTAAGGATAGGAATGAGCAAGAAAAAAGTGCATGGTTTGGTACTTGTTTTCGTGTGCGTTATCAGGAAAGTGACCAAATGGGCGTTGTGTATCATGCCAATTATGTGAATTGGTTTGAGATTGGCAGAACCGAGATGATCCGCAGTCTTGGGCTGACATATCGCAGCATGGAAGAAGCGGGAGTGCTGTTACCTGTAATCGGCCTTGATCTAAAATATAGAAAACCTGCCAAATATGATGATTGTGTAACGGTTTGGACTCGAATCAATCAAATGAGCAGTGTTCGGCTTACTTATGAGTATGAAGTGCGAAGAGATGAAGGGTTGTCCTTACATGGGCAAAGTCCGATCTCCTTAGGACCTATCCTCTCCTCTGCGGAGCTTCCAGGTGAGCTTCTTGTTACCGGTACAACACAGCATGCGTGGGTTAACGGTGATTTTCGCCCTGTTAGACTTGATAAAAGTTTTCCGAACCTGTACGATGCATTAAGTAAGGCTTTAAGGCTTGGAAGGGAGTAA